The Aneurinibacillus sp. REN35 nucleotide sequence TCATCCACTGTGAATTTACCGGATACAAGCGAGAGATCTTTTGTTTGAGCCAGCGCGTCTTTAATCTTCACCGGATCTAGGTCACCCGCGCGCTTCAATCCGTCTGCTAGGAAGTATACAGAGTCATAACCTAACGCGTTAAAACCGTTTGGTGCTTTGCCTTGATATTTGTCTTGGAATGCTTTAACGAATTCTTTGATTTTCGGATCTGGATCATCCGATGCGTAGTGAGCAATCGTATACGCATTGTTCAGTGCGTCTTTTCCAGCTAGGTCAGCCAGCGTCGGGGAATCCCAACCGTCTCCACCCATAAGCGCTGCTTTGATGCCCATCTCACGCGCCTGCTTAATGATCAGGCCAACTTCTTCATAATAGCCAGGGATGAAAATAAAGTCAGGGTTTGCTGCCTTGATACGCGTCAGTGTAGCGCGGAAATCCGTATCTTTTGCGATGTACGCTTCCTTCGCCACTACCTTGCCGCCATTCTCTGTAAACGTTTTCTCAAATGATGCTGCCAAGCCTTTGGAGTAGTCGCTTGCACTATCTAAAAAGATTGCAGCATTCTTTACTTTCAATTCTTTTGCAGCAAAGTTGGCTGCTACTGTGCCTTGGAATGGATCGATAAAGCATGTACGGAACATGTATTCCTGCAGTTTACCGTCTTTGCTCACCGTAATTTCGGCGTTCGTTCCGGATGGCGTAATAACTACGGTTTTGTTATCTGTAGCAATCTGCGCTTCCGCAATTACAGCGCCGCTGGTAGCCGGCCCGATAATCGCTGTTACTTTCTCCTGGCTTGTCAGCTTGATTGCCGCATTGGTTGACTCAGCAGCATCAGATTTGTTATCCACCTTCACCACTTCAAGTTTCTTTCCGTTAACTCCGCCGTTTTTGTTGATTTCTTCAACAGCAAGATCAATACCTTGACCGGCTGATTGACCATACGAAGCCGTTCCACCGGAAAGCTCAAGGTTCGCACCAATCTTAATTGTATCTCCCGCCACTGCCTGTCCACCTGATGAGGCTGTGCTTGTATCTTTGGCACCACCGCAACCTGCGATCATTCCAGCAGACAGCATCAATGTAAGTAAAATGCCTGTTACTTTTCTTTTCTTCATCATGTAACCCCCATTTTTGTATAAAGTATTCTTTCTCTGCGCAACTTTCTCTTTGCCTTGTCTTTGTTTATATCCCCCCTATGCATCACGCCTAATTTACCTGATCAATAAAATTATTTCTAACAAATCCATTATTCTGAAAATATTCTACCTTATTATTCAGAATCCGTCTAGTAATATAGTATTTTGTTTTTAAAAAAACTATAACTTTTTACACGAATAAATTTATCCTAGTAAAATTCTGATAAGTCTGCCTAATTATCACCATATTATGGCTCCTAGTCCTTGATGATTCATCTATTTTCCAGTGAAATATCATCAGCATCATGCATATTCCAGTTTTCTTTCCGCATGATAAAAACGAGATACGCAAGCTTTTTTATGCAGGAGGAAAATCGTCATGAAAAAAAATGTTGGAACATCTGATGCCTTCATCCGTATTACGCTTGGTCTTATCGGACTCTCATACAGCATCGCGCGCATGGTACGCTGTCCATACCGTAATTCCTCTTTATTGATCGGTGTGCTAAGCGCAATGAAGGTGGCGGAAGGTCTTACCCGTTTCTGTCCGCTATTCGCTATGTTTGGTATGAATACCGCAAACGGAAACACAAAACGCCCGTATCGCATCTATAGTTATCCGCGCCGCTGCAGGTAATGCTTGAAAGGAGGGCGCCAGGATGGATCGATTGATGTGGGAGGTTGTCAGCGACAATCTCTATGTAATTCTAACCGTCGCTGCCTCTGTTATTATCGTGGTCTATATGTGGGCCAAATATAACAGCAAGTCCCGTAGTCGTTATAAGTCATAAGAAAAAGGGAAAAGGCACATGCCTTTTCCCCTACTTTTCGTTCCGTATCCATTATCTTGTGTTCTTTTCTGCTTTTTGCAGCGCTTTTGCACCAATATCTGTGCGGTAATGCGCACCTGTAAAAGAAATCTGTCCGAGTGTTTCATATGCTTTGCGCTGGGCTTCATACAAATCGCTTCCCATCGCGGTTACACCAAGCACACGCCCGCCGCTTGTTACGATGCGTCCATCCTCCTCGGCTGTTCCTGCGTGAAATACGATGGCTTCTTCTGTATTTGCAGGCAATCCTGTAATTTCACGTCCTCTCGGATAGGAGCCAGGATACCCTTCGGAGGCCATCACAACACAGACCGCTGCATCCTGCTTCCACTCTACGCGGCATTCCGCCAATTTCCCTGTAGTAGCGGAAAGAAAAATTTCGGCAAGATCACTGGCAAGGCGCGGAAGAACGACCTGTGTTTCCGGATCGCCAAAACGGGCATTGTATTCAATAACCTTCGGCCCTTTTTCCGTGATCATTAATCCAGTGTATAAAATCCCCCGGAACGGACGACCTTCCGCTACCATGGCTTTGGCTGTCGGTATCACAATGGTATCGATGGCCTGCTGCACAATAGCGTGATCCATATGAGGCACTGGAGAGTATGTACCCATCCCGCCTGTATTCGGACCTTTGTCCCCATCAAATGCCGGTTTGTGGTCTTGCGAAGGCACCATTGGAATAACGGTAGTTCCATCTACAAATGACAGAAGCGTCATCTCTTCTCCTGCCAGATATTCTTCAATGACTACACGTGAGGCAGCGCTGCCAAACACATCGTCCACCATCATGGCATGAAGGGCTTCTTCGGCTTCCTTAATGGTAAGCGCTACGGTAACCCCTTTTCCCGCCGCCAGACCGTCGGCTTTGATAACGATAGGTGCACCCTGCTCACGCACATAAGTGAGAGCGTCTTTATATGCAGTAAAGGATCGGTAGGCACCAGTCGGAATCTTATATTTCTCCATCAGGTCTTTGGCAAATGTCTTGCTGCCTTCAATAAGTGCAGCCTCCTTCTTCGGTCCGAAGATTGTAAGCTTACGTGACTCAAAGAAATCGACAATACCGTTCAACAGCGGCTCTT carries:
- a CDS encoding ABC transporter substrate-binding protein → MKKRKVTGILLTLMLSAGMIAGCGGAKDTSTASSGGQAVAGDTIKIGANLELSGGTASYGQSAGQGIDLAVEEINKNGGVNGKKLEVVKVDNKSDAAESTNAAIKLTSQEKVTAIIGPATSGAVIAEAQIATDNKTVVITPSGTNAEITVSKDGKLQEYMFRTCFIDPFQGTVAANFAAKELKVKNAAIFLDSASDYSKGLAASFEKTFTENGGKVVAKEAYIAKDTDFRATLTRIKAANPDFIFIPGYYEEVGLIIKQAREMGIKAALMGGDGWDSPTLADLAGKDALNNAYTIAHYASDDPDPKIKEFVKAFQDKYQGKAPNGFNALGYDSVYFLADGLKRAGDLDPVKIKDALAQTKDLSLVSGKFTVDEQHNPIKAATILKYENGTAKFAAKVNP
- a CDS encoding YgaP family membrane protein encodes the protein MKKNVGTSDAFIRITLGLIGLSYSIARMVRCPYRNSSLLIGVLSAMKVAEGLTRFCPLFAMFGMNTANGNTKRPYRIYSYPRRCR
- a CDS encoding EYxxD motif small membrane protein — encoded protein: MDRLMWEVVSDNLYVILTVAASVIIVVYMWAKYNSKSRSRYKS
- the purD gene encoding phosphoribosylamine--glycine ligase, which produces MKVLVVGGGGREHALVWKLAQSPNVSQVYCAPGNAGIAQLAECISIGVNDFEELAAFVEKEGVALTVVGPEEPLLNGIVDFFESRKLTIFGPKKEAALIEGSKTFAKDLMEKYKIPTGAYRSFTAYKDALTYVREQGAPIVIKADGLAAGKGVTVALTIKEAEEALHAMMVDDVFGSAASRVVIEEYLAGEEMTLLSFVDGTTVIPMVPSQDHKPAFDGDKGPNTGGMGTYSPVPHMDHAIVQQAIDTIVIPTAKAMVAEGRPFRGILYTGLMITEKGPKVIEYNARFGDPETQVVLPRLASDLAEIFLSATTGKLAECRVEWKQDAAVCVVMASEGYPGSYPRGREITGLPANTEEAIVFHAGTAEEDGRIVTSGGRVLGVTAMGSDLYEAQRKAYETLGQISFTGAHYRTDIGAKALQKAEKNTR